From the Maioricimonas rarisocia genome, one window contains:
- a CDS encoding N(4)-(beta-N-acetylglucosaminyl)-L-asparaginase: protein MSTTYPVKVIASANGIRATERAFDLLTKGADTLEAVVEGITVVEDDPEELTVGYGGLPNEDGIVELDAAVMHGPTHRGGAVAGLRRTRYPARLARLVLEQTDHTLLVGEGAEAFARAQGFSEENLLTETARKIWLYWKQTNSTRDDWIAPPIEQLDPAVIRFFKLQPQSDAATTSGQGVTYQRSEAVDRPTGTVHCAAINAQGEMSCVTSTSGLAFKMEGRVGDSPLLGAGLYVDNEVGSCGSTGRGEANIREVSSFAAVELMRQGASPDEAGLEVMQRVIKHTTERHLLGEDGRPNFGLKFYLLGRDGTHAGVSLWGPTQFAVTDADGTRLEPCAYVFRKPGRKE from the coding sequence ATGAGCACGACGTATCCGGTGAAGGTGATTGCCTCGGCGAACGGCATCCGGGCGACCGAACGGGCGTTCGATCTCCTCACGAAGGGGGCCGACACGCTCGAAGCGGTCGTCGAAGGGATCACTGTCGTCGAAGACGATCCGGAAGAACTGACGGTTGGTTACGGGGGCCTTCCCAACGAGGACGGCATCGTCGAACTGGATGCGGCCGTCATGCATGGTCCGACTCATCGGGGCGGAGCGGTCGCCGGTCTGCGGCGGACACGGTATCCCGCCCGGCTGGCCCGGCTGGTGCTCGAACAGACGGACCACACGCTGCTGGTTGGCGAGGGGGCTGAGGCGTTCGCCCGGGCACAGGGGTTTTCTGAAGAGAACCTGCTGACTGAGACAGCCCGCAAGATCTGGCTCTACTGGAAGCAGACCAACTCGACTCGCGACGACTGGATCGCCCCGCCGATCGAGCAGCTCGACCCGGCTGTGATCCGGTTCTTCAAACTGCAGCCGCAATCTGACGCAGCGACCACATCCGGTCAGGGCGTGACGTACCAGCGGTCCGAAGCGGTCGACCGGCCGACCGGAACCGTTCACTGTGCGGCCATCAACGCACAGGGGGAGATGTCCTGCGTCACCTCGACCAGCGGGCTGGCGTTCAAGATGGAAGGGCGTGTCGGCGACTCGCCGCTGCTGGGGGCCGGGCTGTACGTCGACAACGAAGTCGGTTCGTGCGGCAGCACCGGACGAGGCGAGGCGAACATCCGCGAGGTTTCCAGCTTTGCTGCGGTCGAGCTGATGCGCCAGGGAGCCTCGCCCGATGAGGCCGGCCTGGAGGTAATGCAGCGGGTCATCAAGCACACCACCGAGCGACACCTGCTCGGCGAGGATGGTCGCCCCAACTTCGGGCTGAAGTTCTACCTGCTGGGACGGGACGGCACGCATGCCGGCGTGTCGCTGTGGGGACCGACGCAATTCGCGGTGACCGATGCGGACGGCACCCGACTGGAGCCGTGTGCATATGTGTTCAGGAAGCCGGGCCGGAAGGAGTGA
- a CDS encoding argininosuccinate synthase has product MADSVVLAYSGGLDTSVLVGWLMDEGYEVHCLYVDLGQPCEDRDAILQKALDIGAASSIAVDVQEELCRDFAFPVLQWQAKYENIYLLGTSIARPLISKVCLQRAREVGAVAFVHGATGKGNDQCRFQLAAEALDPSVKIIAPWRMDSFRNRFPGRTEMLDYCDAKNIPVKATASKPYSSDENCLHISYEAGDLEDPTVDGETVIDFGMSVSPQEAPDAEEQVTIGFEAGVPVSVNGSKLSAAGIVAELNKIGGRNGVGRIDIIENRFVGMKSRGVYEAPGMTCLYAAHQSLEQLTLDRDLVHLRDRMSPEVAEMVYYGFWYCAKMDALMAFIREAQQPVTGEVTLTLYKGNIRISSRTSPNSLYDEAIASMEAGGDYNQDDAEGFLRIMGLPLRVQGSVRPRTY; this is encoded by the coding sequence ATGGCAGACTCGGTGGTTCTCGCGTACTCGGGTGGACTGGATACGTCGGTCCTGGTCGGTTGGCTGATGGACGAGGGGTACGAGGTCCACTGCCTGTACGTCGATCTCGGTCAGCCGTGCGAAGACCGGGATGCCATCCTGCAGAAAGCCCTGGACATCGGGGCCGCCTCGTCGATCGCCGTCGACGTCCAGGAGGAACTCTGCCGCGACTTCGCCTTCCCGGTCCTGCAGTGGCAGGCGAAGTACGAGAACATCTACCTGCTGGGAACCTCGATCGCCCGGCCGCTGATCTCGAAAGTCTGTCTGCAGCGGGCCCGCGAAGTCGGTGCAGTCGCCTTCGTGCACGGAGCGACCGGCAAGGGGAACGACCAGTGCCGGTTCCAGCTCGCTGCTGAAGCACTCGACCCGAGCGTGAAGATCATCGCTCCCTGGCGGATGGACTCGTTCCGCAACAGATTCCCCGGCCGCACCGAGATGCTCGACTACTGCGACGCCAAGAACATCCCGGTCAAGGCGACCGCATCCAAGCCGTACTCCTCCGACGAGAACTGCCTGCACATCTCGTACGAGGCGGGCGACCTCGAAGACCCGACGGTCGACGGCGAAACGGTGATCGACTTCGGCATGTCCGTCTCGCCGCAGGAAGCCCCCGACGCAGAAGAACAGGTCACGATCGGTTTCGAAGCGGGCGTGCCGGTCAGCGTCAACGGCAGCAAGCTCTCGGCGGCCGGGATCGTGGCCGAGCTCAACAAGATCGGCGGCCGCAACGGCGTCGGGCGGATCGACATCATCGAGAACCGCTTCGTGGGCATGAAGAGCCGCGGTGTGTACGAAGCACCCGGCATGACCTGCCTGTACGCAGCCCATCAGTCCCTCGAACAGCTGACGCTCGACCGGGACCTGGTCCATCTGCGGGACCGCATGAGCCCGGAAGTGGCCGAGATGGTCTACTACGGCTTCTGGTACTGCGCGAAGATGGACGCATTGATGGCGTTCATCCGCGAAGCGCAGCAGCCGGTGACGGGTGAGGTGACCCTGACGCTCTACAAGGGGAACATCCGCATCTCCAGCCGCACGTCGCCGAACAGCCTGTACGACGAAGCGATCGCCTCGATGGAAGCGGGCGGCGACTACAACCAGGACGACGCGGAAGGCTTCCTGCGGATCATGGGACTGCCGCTGCGGGTCCAGGGGAGTGTCCGCCCGCGGACGTATTGA
- a CDS encoding 3-keto-disaccharide hydrolase codes for MKALSFVLLIPAVLLAHAGPLPAGEFRSIFDGETLDGWKALDMSYWSVEDGAITAESTPQHPCTSNQFLVWQGGDVADFELKLKFRVTGNGCNSGVQFRSRIRPDGLAVGYQADIYQSGPYLGGVCDELHSRNGPELLTANGKRTVIDASGKRTATDLEGQATMRPPGEWNDYHITACGQHIVLRINGVTCSELIDREEGHYDLKGILGLQLRSGDPMKVQFKDISLKQIPAE; via the coding sequence ATGAAGGCTCTCAGCTTCGTTCTGCTGATCCCCGCCGTCCTGCTGGCCCATGCCGGACCGCTTCCGGCTGGCGAGTTCCGATCGATCTTCGATGGAGAAACGCTCGACGGCTGGAAGGCACTCGATATGAGCTACTGGTCCGTCGAAGACGGCGCGATCACGGCGGAGTCCACGCCGCAGCATCCCTGCACGTCGAACCAGTTTCTGGTCTGGCAGGGAGGCGACGTGGCTGACTTCGAGCTGAAGCTCAAGTTCCGCGTGACCGGCAACGGATGCAATTCGGGCGTGCAGTTTCGCAGCCGGATCCGACCGGACGGTCTGGCCGTCGGCTACCAGGCAGATATCTACCAGTCAGGTCCGTACCTTGGAGGCGTCTGCGACGAACTGCATTCCCGCAATGGCCCCGAGCTGCTGACCGCAAACGGCAAGCGGACCGTGATCGACGCGAGCGGGAAGCGGACCGCCACCGATCTGGAAGGGCAGGCCACGATGCGGCCGCCCGGCGAATGGAACGACTACCACATTACCGCTTGCGGGCAGCACATCGTCCTGCGGATCAACGGCGTGACCTGTTCGGAGTTGATCGACCGGGAGGAAGGTCACTACGACCTGAAGGGAATCCTCGGACTGCAGCTGCGCTCCGGGGATCCGATGAAGGTGCAGTTCAAGGACATCTCCCTGAAGCAGATTCCGGCCGAGTGA
- a CDS encoding YHYH protein: MRLAAIPALILLTLTAAVRAHDGPHVPAAQSSSVASNNRVKINVRGKYRYIVSNGLPDHATGRFPNEGNPNRIRPQRHLWRVPAEPEEARTITPLGMQPFGVAINGIPFDPGAAEFWRRDRRSGWQYEALSGNIDLGMDASHAHVQPTGAYHYHGLPTGLIRNLTGDEPQMVLLGYAADGFPIYGPYAYKDANDAGSELVKLTSSYRLKEGNRPHGPGGDYDGTFVQDWEYKVRSGDLDECNGRRGVTPEYPDGTYYYVITEEFPFIPRNLRGTPDSSFERHGPPPGGRRPPRGAPPGGGPPGGGPPGGGPPPGRFPPR, encoded by the coding sequence ATGCGACTGGCGGCGATTCCAGCGTTGATCCTGCTCACACTGACCGCAGCGGTCCGGGCACATGATGGTCCGCATGTCCCGGCAGCTCAGAGCAGTTCGGTTGCCAGCAACAACCGGGTGAAGATCAACGTCCGCGGCAAATACCGCTACATCGTCTCGAACGGACTTCCCGATCACGCAACCGGTCGCTTTCCCAACGAGGGGAATCCGAACCGCATTCGTCCCCAGCGGCATTTGTGGCGTGTCCCGGCCGAACCGGAGGAAGCCAGGACGATCACGCCGCTGGGTATGCAACCGTTCGGCGTGGCGATCAACGGCATCCCCTTCGATCCCGGTGCTGCCGAATTCTGGAGACGCGACCGCCGCTCCGGATGGCAGTATGAAGCCCTCTCGGGAAATATCGATCTGGGGATGGATGCCAGCCACGCGCACGTGCAGCCAACGGGCGCCTACCACTACCACGGCCTGCCGACAGGGCTGATCAGGAACCTCACGGGCGACGAGCCGCAGATGGTCCTGCTTGGATACGCGGCGGACGGTTTTCCCATCTACGGACCGTACGCCTATAAGGATGCCAACGATGCCGGGAGTGAGCTGGTGAAACTCACCTCCAGCTACCGCCTCAAGGAAGGAAACCGCCCGCATGGACCGGGCGGCGACTACGATGGCACCTTTGTGCAGGACTGGGAGTACAAGGTTCGCAGCGGTGACCTGGATGAATGCAATGGCCGTCGCGGCGTCACGCCCGAGTACCCCGATGGCACCTACTACTACGTAATCACTGAGGAGTTCCCGTTCATTCCACGGAACCTTCGCGGTACTCCGGACTCCAGCTTTGAACGGCACGGGCCTCCGCCGGGCGGTCGCAGGCCCCCCCGTGGTGCTCCTCCAGGGGGTGGTCCACCAGGTGGCGGTCCGCCAGGTGGAGGGCCACCTCCCGGTCGCTTCCCGCCGCGTTGA
- a CDS encoding vanadium-dependent haloperoxidase has protein sequence MRNTDHQFLSRSATWITLVLIASTQLQAQTRRSTFTESQKTGYLGRASRSAMARNILDRLKNQTEVRDVSGEADRVLMWHEVLLDSIAIDHTPDPDTGQVDFVQGGPTRTSRALAMTQIAVFDAANAFKAGYAHYNEIEQAPDDASIDAAIAYASYSVQAALFPDQADRLTALLESDIAQIDASAESIVDGMLVGEAAANAILELRADDSSGDPEPDWGEGGRVADGETTYNGTRVNGGTTEIFEWEPDPLSLPELADYHLALGAYWGGVTPFSLSSGDQYRLPPPPTPGSYTYLEGYWLVQFLGASTDTVGSLSNEYTRFVGNYWGYDAVPLLGTPPRLYNQIAAQVAAEEGVGDAVDMARFLAMINTGLADAGIASWDSKYYYNFWRPVTGIRKSDDVLMTVENPSWKPVGISVINTDLAITPTPPFPSYPSGHATFGATTFEIMRQFFGNETRFTFVSDEYNGEGVDPLGVPRPLVPVRFRSLDEAQWSNGISRIFNGVHWNFDNTGGQDLGEQIGRHIVFEEQAFQPTGNRTRTRRNRR, from the coding sequence ATGAGAAACACGGATCACCAGTTCCTTTCAAGGTCCGCAACGTGGATCACGCTGGTGCTGATTGCCAGTACGCAACTGCAGGCACAGACGCGTCGGTCGACATTCACCGAGTCTCAGAAGACGGGTTATCTCGGCCGCGCGAGCCGGTCGGCGATGGCCCGGAACATACTCGACCGATTGAAGAACCAGACAGAAGTGAGGGATGTTTCCGGAGAGGCCGATCGCGTTCTGATGTGGCACGAGGTGCTGCTGGATTCCATTGCGATTGATCACACGCCCGACCCGGATACCGGCCAGGTGGACTTCGTTCAGGGTGGACCAACCCGTACGAGTCGAGCCCTGGCGATGACGCAGATCGCCGTCTTTGATGCGGCCAACGCATTCAAGGCGGGCTACGCACACTACAACGAAATCGAACAGGCACCGGACGACGCCTCGATCGATGCGGCTATTGCATACGCGTCGTACTCGGTGCAGGCGGCGCTGTTCCCCGATCAGGCGGATCGCCTGACGGCGCTGCTCGAATCTGATATCGCGCAGATCGACGCCAGTGCCGAAAGCATCGTTGACGGAATGCTGGTTGGTGAGGCGGCAGCCAACGCCATCCTCGAACTCCGAGCCGACGATAGCTCAGGCGATCCGGAACCCGATTGGGGGGAGGGAGGCCGGGTGGCCGACGGCGAGACAACCTACAACGGAACACGGGTAAACGGCGGAACGACCGAGATCTTCGAGTGGGAGCCGGATCCGCTGTCGTTGCCGGAGCTTGCCGATTACCACCTGGCGCTCGGTGCTTACTGGGGCGGCGTCACGCCGTTCTCGCTCTCCAGTGGAGATCAGTATCGGCTGCCTCCGCCACCGACTCCGGGATCGTACACGTATCTGGAAGGCTACTGGCTCGTTCAGTTCCTGGGAGCCTCCACCGATACGGTCGGCAGTCTGTCCAACGAGTACACGCGTTTCGTAGGTAACTACTGGGGCTACGATGCCGTGCCCCTGCTCGGCACTCCTCCACGATTGTACAACCAGATCGCGGCGCAGGTCGCTGCGGAGGAAGGTGTCGGCGATGCCGTCGACATGGCCCGCTTTCTGGCCATGATCAATACCGGCCTGGCAGACGCGGGGATCGCTTCCTGGGACAGCAAGTACTACTACAACTTCTGGCGACCGGTCACAGGCATCCGCAAGTCCGATGACGTCCTCATGACCGTCGAGAACCCGTCGTGGAAGCCGGTCGGCATCTCGGTGATCAATACCGACCTTGCGATCACACCCACCCCTCCGTTTCCGTCGTACCCCTCCGGGCACGCGACATTCGGTGCCACGACGTTCGAGATCATGCGTCAGTTCTTCGGAAATGAGACGCGCTTTACATTCGTCTCCGACGAGTACAACGGCGAGGGTGTCGATCCGCTCGGCGTGCCGCGGCCGCTTGTTCCCGTTCGTTTTCGGTCGCTGGATGAAGCACAGTGGTCGAACGGAATCAGCCGGATCTTCAACGGCGTGCACTGGAATTTCGACAACACCGGTGGTCAGGACCTGGGAGAACAGATCGGCCGCCACATTGTGTTCGAGGAACAGGCGTTTCAGCCCACCGGCAACCGGACACGCACGCGAAGGAACAGGCGGTGA
- a CDS encoding alpha/beta fold hydrolase, producing MIDELKALSIHETEQWVLCRGNDAARPIVLFVHGGPGYPLMWFARTFDDPLLAEFLVVHWDQRNAGKSCSSDIPAESCTLVQIILDGLEVTRQLRERFRDNRILLVGHSWGTLVAAGMASESPADFRALVLVGTCPDTRQGDQLRYERLLDLAAAQNDSAAEDDLQRLGPPPYTTFDQYAALGEVIVRLHGFAGTSQRYSEQELADAMLQNREYSSDELERAFESIRTSIDRLGDFLASHRLADAVPRIEVPVFVVHGRHDFNTPLEPAKAYFDELEAPAGKHWLLLEDSAHFPMYDEPDRFLDVLRRVSQA from the coding sequence ATGATCGATGAACTCAAAGCGCTCAGCATCCACGAAACGGAGCAGTGGGTTCTCTGCCGGGGGAACGATGCTGCCAGACCCATCGTCCTGTTCGTACATGGTGGACCGGGCTACCCGCTGATGTGGTTCGCGCGGACATTCGACGATCCTCTGCTGGCTGAGTTTCTGGTTGTGCACTGGGACCAGCGCAACGCCGGCAAGTCCTGCTCATCCGACATCCCCGCCGAGTCATGTACGCTCGTGCAGATCATTCTCGACGGGCTCGAGGTGACGCGACAGCTGCGGGAACGATTTCGCGACAATCGGATCCTGCTGGTCGGCCACTCATGGGGCACCCTCGTCGCTGCGGGTATGGCCAGCGAAAGCCCCGCGGACTTCCGTGCGCTCGTGCTGGTGGGAACGTGCCCCGACACGCGGCAGGGGGACCAGTTGCGTTACGAGCGACTGCTGGATCTGGCGGCAGCACAGAATGACTCGGCCGCTGAGGACGATCTGCAGCGGCTCGGGCCGCCTCCGTATACGACGTTCGATCAGTACGCCGCCCTGGGAGAGGTCATCGTCCGCCTGCATGGATTCGCCGGGACGAGCCAGCGGTACTCCGAGCAGGAGCTGGCCGATGCGATGCTGCAGAACCGCGAGTACAGCAGCGACGAGCTGGAGCGGGCGTTCGAGTCAATCAGGACGTCGATCGATCGGCTGGGAGACTTCCTGGCGTCACACCGGCTCGCCGATGCCGTCCCGCGCATCGAGGTGCCGGTCTTCGTGGTCCACGGCCGGCATGACTTCAATACGCCGCTGGAACCGGCGAAGGCCTACTTCGATGAGCTCGAAGCCCCGGCCGGCAAGCACTGGCTGCTGCTGGAGGACTCCGCTCACTTTCCGATGTACGACGAACCGGACCGGTTTCTGGACGTGCTCCGCCGGGTGTCGCAGGCGTAG